One segment of Paramormyrops kingsleyae isolate MSU_618 chromosome 8, PKINGS_0.4, whole genome shotgun sequence DNA contains the following:
- the LOC140592305 gene encoding myosin heavy chain, fast skeletal muscle-like, with the protein MGDGEMECFGPASIYLRKPEKERIEAQSKPFDAKTAYFVAEPKEMYLKGVLQSREGGKATVKTLCGQTITVKEDDIHPMNPPKYDKMEDMAMMTHLNEPAVLFNLKERYAAWMIYTYSGLFCVTVNPYKWLPVYDAVVVAGYRGKKRIEAPPHIFSISDNAFQFMHTDRENQSVLITGESGAGKTVNTKRVIQYFATVGSSDKKKAEPVPGKMQGSLEDQIVAANPLLEAYGNAKTVRNDNSSRFGKFIRIHFGPTGKLASADIETYLLEKSRVTFQLSAERSYHIFYQLMTGHKPELLEALLITTNPYDYPMISQGEITVKSINDVDEFIATDTAIDILGFNAEEKIGIYKLTGAVIHHGSMSFKQKQREEQAEPDGTEVADKIAYLMGLNSADMLKALCYPRVKVGNEFVTKGQTVPQVNNSVSALCKSVYEKMFLWMVIRINEMLDTKQQRQYFIGVLDIAGFEIFDFNTLEQLCINFTNEKLQQFFNHTMFVLEQEEYKKEGIDWEFIDFGMDLAACIELIEKPMGIFSILEEECMFPKATDTSFKNKLYDQHMGKNNAFQKPKPAKGKAEAHFSLVHYAGTVDYNIAGWLDKNKDPLNESVVQLYQKSALKLLAFLYATHGAGDEGGGGKKGGKKKGGSFQTVSALFRENLGKLMTNLRSTHPHFVRCLIPNESKTPGLMENFLVIHQLRCNGVLEGIRICRKGFPSRIIYGDFKQRYKVLNASVIPEGQFIDNKKASEKLLGSIDVDHTQYKFGHTKVFFKAGLLGQLEEMRDEKLASLVTMTQALCRGFLMRREFVKMMERRESIYSIQYNIRSFMNVKTWPWMKVYFKIKPLLKSAEAEKEMANMKEDFEKTKEELTKALAKKKELEEKMVSLLQEKNDLLLQVQSETENLSDAEERCEGLIKSKIQLEAKLKETNERLEDEEEINAELTAKKRKLEDECSELKKDIDDLELTLAKVEKEKHATENKVKNLTEEMATQDESIAKLTKEKKALQESHQQTLDDLQAEEDKVNTLTKAKTKLEQQVDDLEGSLEQEKKLRMDLERAKRKLEGDLKLAQESIMDLENDKQQSEEKIKKKDFETSQLLSKIEDEQTLGAQLQKKIKELQARIEELEEEIEAERAARAKVEKQRADLSRELEEISERLEEAGGATAAQIEMNKKREAEFQKLRRDLEESTLQHEATAAALRKKQADSVAELGEQIDNLQRVKQKLEKEKSEYKMEIDDLSSNMEAVAKSKANLEKMCRTLEDQLSELKSKSDENIRQLNDMSAQRARLQTENGEFGRQLEEKEALVSQLTRGKQAYTQQIEELKRHVEEEVKAKNALAHAVQSARHDCDLLREQYEEEQEAKAELQRGMSKANSEVAQWRTKYETDAIQRTEELEEAKKKLAQRLQDAEESIEAVNAKCASLEKTKQRLQGEVEDLMIDVERANSLAANLDKKQRNFDKVLAEWKQKCEESQAELEGAQKEARSLSTELFKMKNSYEETLDHLETMKRENKNLQQEISDLTEQIGETGKTIHELEKAKKTVETEKSEIQTALEEAEGTLEHEESKILRVQLELNQVKGEIDRKLAEKDEEMEQIKRNSQRVIDSMQTTLDAEVRSRNDALRVKKKMEGDLNEMEIQLSHANRQAAEAQKQLRNIQGQLKDAQLHLDEAVRGQEDMKEQVAMVERRNTLMLAETEELRAALEQTERGRKVAEQELVDASERVGLLHSQNTSLINTKKKLEGDLVQVQGEVDDAIQEARNAEEKAKKAITDAAMMAEELKKEQDTSAHLERMKKNLEVTVKDLQHRLDEAESLAMKGGKKQLQKLEARVRELESEVEAEQRRGADAVKGVRKYERRVKELTYQTEEDKKNVNRLQDLVDKLQLKVKSYKRQAEEAEEQANTHLSRFRKVQHEMEEAQERADIAESQVNKLRVKSREAGKGKEAE; encoded by the exons ATGGGGGATGGAGAAATGGAGTGTTTTGGCCCGGCGTCCATTTACCTCCGGAAGCCAGAGAAAGAGAGGATTGAAGCCCAGAGCAAACCCTTTGATGCCAAAACGGCCTATTTTGTGGCTGAACCAAAGGAGATGTACCTCAAAGGGGTTCTTCAAAGTAGAGAGGGGGGCAAAGCCACTGTTAAGACTTTGTGTGGGCAA ACCATTACAGTTAAGGAGGATGATATTCAccccatgaaccctccaaagTACGATAAAATGGAGGACATGGCCATGATGACCCACCTCAATGAGCCTGCTGTGCTGTTCAACCTCAAAGAGCGTTACGCAGCATGGATGATCTAT ACCTACTCTGGGCTGTTCTGTGTCACTGTGAACCCCTACAAGTGGCTCCCAGTGTACGATGCTGTTGTTGTGGCCGGCTACAGGGGCAAGAAGAGAATTGAAGCTCCTCCCCATATCTTCTCCATCTCTGACAATGCCTTTCAGTTCATGCACACAG ATCGTGAGAACCAGTCAGTCTTGATTAC TGGAGAATCCGGTGCAGGAAAGACTGTGAACACCAAACGTGTCATCCAGTATTTTGCCACAGTCGGCTCTTCAGACAAGAAAAAAGCTGAGCCTGTTCCTGGAAAAATGCAG GGTTCCCTGGAAGATCAAATTGTTGCAGCGAACCCTCTGCTGGAGGCTTATGGTAATGCCAAGACTGTGAGGAATGACAACTCCTCTCGTTTT GGTAAATTCATCAGAATCCATTTTGGGCCAACAGGGAAACTGGCTTCTGCTGATATTGAAACTT ATTTGCTAGAAAAGTCAAGAGTCACTTTCCAGCTGTCAGCTGAGAGAAGCTACCACATCTTCTATCAACTTATGACAGGCCACAAACCAGAGCTGCTTG AGGCACTTCTGATCACCACCAATCCATACGACTACCCCATGATCAGTCAAGGGGAGATTACCGTTAAAAGTATCAATGACGTTGATGAATTTATAGCCACAGAT ACTGCCATTGATATCTTGGGCTTTAATGCTGAGGAGAAAATAGGCATCTACAAACTGACTGGAGCAGTGATACATCATGGGAGCATGTCGTTCaagcagaagcagagagagGAGCAGGCAGAACCTGATGGCACTGAGG TGGCCGATAAAATCGCCTACCTCATGGGCCTGAACTCAGCTGACATGCTGAAGGCTCTGTGCTACCCCAGAGTGAAGGTCGGGAATGAGTTTGTGACCAAGGGGCAGACTGTACCTCAG GTGAACAATTCCGTTAGTGCCCTCTGCAAATCAGTCTACGAGAAAATGTTCTTGTGGATGGTGATTCGCATCAATGAGATGTTGGACACCAAGCAGCAGAGACAGTACTTCATTGGTGTGCTGGATATCGCCGGCTTTGAAATCTTTGAT TTCAACACATTGGAGCAGCTGTGCATCAACTTCACCAATGAGAAACTACAACAGTTCTTCAACCATACCATGTTTGTGCTGGAACAAGAGGAGTACAAGAAAGAGGGGATTGATTGGGAGTTCATTGACTTTGGTATGGACTTGGCTGCCTGCATTGAGCTTATTGAGAAG CCAATGGGCATCTTCTCCATCCTTGAAGAGGAGTGCATGTTCCCCAAGGCTACAGACACAAGCTTCAAAAACAAGCTGTATGACCAACATATGGGCAAAAATAACGCCTTCCAGAAGCCCAAACCTGCCAAAGGCAAAGCTGAGGCCCACTTCTCCCTGGTGCACTATGCTGGCACTGTGGATTACAACATCGCCGGCTGGCTGGACAAGAACAAGGATCCTCTGAATGAATCTGTTGTGCAACTCTACCAGAAGTCTGCACTGAAATTACTGGCCTTTTTGTATGCAACACATGGTGCAGGAGACG AGGGTGGTGGTGGCAAGAAGGGAGGCAAGAAGAAGGGTGGCTCCTTCCAGACTGTGTCTGCTCTGTTCAGG GAGAACCTGGGCAAGCTGATGACCAACCTGAGAAGCACTCACCCTCACTTTGTGCGCTGCCTGATTCCAAACGAATCAAAGACACCAG GTCTGATGGAGAACTTCCTGGTTATCCATCAGCTGAGGTGTAACGGTGTGCTGGAAGGTATCAGGATCTGCAGAAAGGGTTTCCCCAGCAGAATCATCTACGGTGACTTCAAGCAGAG ATACAAAGTCCTGAATGCCAGTGTGATTCCGGAAGGACAGTTCATTGATAACAAGAAGGCTTCAGAGAAACTCTTGGGTTCAATAGATGTTGACCACACTCAGTACAAGTTTGGCCACACCAAG GTGTTCTTCAAAGCCGGTCTGTTGGGTCAACTGGAGGAGATGCGAGATGAGAAACTGGCCTCTTTGGTCACCATGACTCAGGCCCTGTGCCGTGGTTTCCTCATGAGACGGGAGTTTGTAAAGATGATGGAGAGGAG AGAGTCCATTTACAGCATCCAATACAACATCCGCTCATTCATGAATGTTAAAACCTGGCCATGGATGAAAGTGTACTTCAAGATCAAGCCACTCCTGAAGAGCGCAGAAGCTGAGAAGGAAATGGCCAACATGAAGGAGGACTTTGAGAAGACCAAAGAAGAGCTGACGAAAGCACTGGCCAagaagaaggagctggaggagaaaaTGGTTTCCCTGCTGCAGGAGAAGAATGACCTGCTGTTACAAGTGCAGTCG GAAACTGAGAATCTCTCAGACGCAGAGGAGAGGTGTGAGGGACTCATCAAAAGTAAAATCCAGCTTGAAGCAAAACTCAAAGAGACAAATGAGAggctggaggatgaggaggaaatCAATGCTGAGTTGACTGCCAAGAAGAGGAAACTGGAGGATGAATGTTCTGAGCTAAAGAAAGACATTGATGACTTGGAGCTGACCTTGGCTAAAGTGGAGAAGGAGAAACATGCCACGGAAAACAAG GTTAAAAACCTTACTGAGGAGATGGCCACTCAAGATGAGAGCATTGCCAAGCTGACCAAGGAAAAGAAAGCCCTCCAAGAGTCACACCAGCAGACCCTGGATGATCTCCAAGCAGAAGAAGACAAAGTCAACACTCTGACCAAAGCCAAGACCAAGCTTGAACAGCAAGTGGATGAT CTTGAAGGCTCTTTGGAACAAGAGAAAAAGCTACGCATGGATCTTGAGAGAGCCAAGAGAAAGCTTGAGGGAGACCTGAAACTTGCCCAGGAATCTATAATGGACCTGGAGAATGATAAGCAGCAGTCAGAGGAGAAGATAAAGAA GAAGGACTTTGAGACTAGCCAGCTTCTGAGCAAAATTGAGGATGAACAGACACTGGGTGCTCAGCTTCAGAAGAAGATTAAAGAGCTGCAG GCTCGTattgaggagctggaggaagagaTTGAGGCTGAACGTGCTGCCAGGGCCAAGGTTGAGAAACAGAGGGCTGATCTGTCCAGGGAACTTGAGGAGATCAGTGAGAGGCTTGAGGAAGCTGGTGGTGCAACTGCTGCTCAGATCGAGATGAACAAGAAGCGTGAGGCTGAGTTCCAGAAGCTGCGGCGTGATCTTGAAGAGTCCACCCTGCAGCATGAGGCTACAGCTGCTGCCCTCCGTAAGAAGCAGGCTGACAGTGTAGCAGAGCTGGGAGAACAAATCGACAACCTTCAGCGTGTCaagcagaagctggagaaggagaagagtgAATACAAAATGGAAATCGATGACCTGAGCAGCAACATGGAGGCTGTTGCAAAATCAAAG GCCAACCTGGAGAAAATGTGCCGCACCCTTGAAGATCAACTAAGTGAACTTAAGTCAAAGAGTGATGAAAATATTCGTCAGTTGAATGATATGAGTGCACAGAGAGCAAGACTCCAGACAGAGAATG GTGAATTTGGTCGTCAGCTTGAGGAGAAAGAAGCTCTTGTTTCCCAGCTGACTAGAGGTAAACAGGCCTACACACAGCAGATTGAGGAGCTCAAGAGGCATGTTGAAGAGGAAGTCAAG GCCAAGAATGCTCTGGCCCACGCTGTGCAATCAGCTCGCCATGACTGTGACCTCCTCAGAGAGCAAtatgaggaggagcaggaggccaAGGCTGAACTGCAGCGTGGAATGTCCAAGGCTAACAGTGAGGTGGCTCAGTGGAGGACCAAATATGAGACTGATGCCATCCAGCGTACTGAGGAGCTTGAGGAGGCCAA GAAAAAGCTTGCTCAGCGTCTGCAGGATGCAGAGGAATCTATTGAGGCTGTCAATGCCAAATGTGCTTCTCTGGAGAAGACCAAACAGAGACTGCAGGGTGAGGTGGAGGACCTCATGATCGATGTAGAGAGGGCAAACTCTTTGGCTGCTAATCTGGATAAGAAGCAGAGAAACTTTGACAAG GTCCTGGCAGAATGGAAACAGAAGTGTGAGGAAAGTCAGGCAGAGCTGGAAGGGGCTCAGAAAGAGGCTCGTTCTCTCAGTACTGAACTGTTCAAGATGAAGAACTCCTATGAGGAAACTCTGGACCACCTGGAGACCATGAAGAGAGAGAACAAGAACCTGCAGC AGGAGATCTCAGACCTGACTGAACAAATCGGTGAGACTGGAAAGACCATCCATGAGCTTGAGAAGGCCAAGAAGACTGTAGAGACAGAAAAGTCAGAAATCCAGACTGCTCTAGAGGAAGCTGAG GGTACACTGGAGCATGAGGAGTCTAAGATCCTACGTGTCCAGCTGGAGCTCAACCAGGTCAAGGGTGAAATTGACAGGAAGCTGGCTGAGAAAGATGAGGAGATGGAGCAGATCAAGAGGAACAGCCAGAGGGTCATTGATTCCATGCAGACCACTTTGGATGCAGAAGTCAGGAGCAGAAATGATGCTCTGAGGGTCAAGAAGAAGATGGAGGGAGACCTCAATGAAATGGAGATTCAGCTCAGCCATGCCAACCGTCAGGCTGCTGAGGCCCAGAAACAACTGAGAAATATCCAGGGACAGCTTAAG GATGCCCAACTGCATCTTGATGAAGCAGTCAGGGGACAGGAGGACATGAAGGAGCAGGTTGCCATGGTGGAGCGCAGGAACACTCTGATGCTGGCTGAGACAGAGGAGCTGAGGGCTGCTCtggagcagacagagagaggccGCAAAGTGGCCGAGCAGGAGCTGGTTGATGCCAGTGAGCGTGTTGGACTGCTGCACTCCCAG AATACCAGCCTGATTAACACCAAGAAGAAGCTTGAAGGTGACCTTGTTCAGGTCCAGGGTGAGGTGGACGATGCCATTCAGGAAGCCAGAAATGCAGAGGAGAAGGCCAAGAAGGCCATTACTGAT GCTGCCATGATGgcagaggagctgaagaaggagcaGGACACCAGCGCCCACCTGGAGAGGATGAAGAAGAACCTCGAGGTCACAGTGAAGGACCTGCAGCACCGTCTGGATGAAGCTGAGAGCCTGGCCATGAAGGGTGGAAAGAAACAGCTCCAGAAACTGGAAGCCAGG GTACGCGAGCTGGAATCTGAGGTTGAAGCTGAACAGAGACGTGGAGCCGATGCTGTCAAAGGTGTCCGAAAATACGAGAGGAGGGTGAAGGAGCTTACCTACCAG ACTGAGGAGGACAAGAAGAATGTGAACAGACTGCAGGATCTGGTGGACAAGCTGCAGCTGAAAGTGAAGTCCTACAAGAGACAGGCTGAGGAAGCT GAGGAGCAGGCCAACACTCACCTGTCCAGGTTCAGGAAGGTGCAGCATGAGATGGAGGAAGCCCAGGAGCGTGCCGACATCGCTGAGTCTCAGGTCAACAAGCTGAGAGTCAAGAGCCGTGAAGCTGGAAAG